Part of the Natrialbaceae archaeon AArc-T1-2 genome, AATCGACGGTATAGACATGGCTGGGTTCAGTTCCGCAACGATTCCGGAGAACTCGACCTCGGAGATCGAATACCGAGAGGGGAACGATCCGCCGACAGTTCGGAAGCTCTCGAGCCTCAACGAGTACGGCAATCTGTCGCTTGAATCCGGGACGACAGACGCCTCTTATGAACTGTATGAGTGGCGTCAACTCGTTGAGCAGGGGCAACTTGACGAGGCCCGCAGAACGATTGCCGTGGTTCTTCTGAATCAAGAAGGTGACGCGGGCGCTCGCTGGGAGTTCCGACGCGCCTGGCCGCAGGAGTACTCCGCTCCCGACCTCGACGCGACCGGCAACGAGGTGGCTATCGAGTCGCTAGAGATCGTCCACGAAGGAATGGAACGCATCGAGCTATGAGCGGTTCGACGTTGCAGACCGAATTCGAGTTTACGCTCTCGAAGGGCTACGTCGACGACGAGGGGTCGGTCCACCGCGACGGCGTGATGCGGCTGGCGACAGCGGCCGACGAGATCAAGCCGTTGCGCGATCCGCGGGTACAGTCGAACGCCTCGTATCTGACGGTGATCCTGCTGTCGCGAGTCGTAACACAACTCGGCACGCTCGACTCCGTCAATCCTCACGTGATCGAGAATCTCTACGTGTCTGACCTGGCGTACCTCCAGGACCTGTACGAACGGGTTAACGAACGTGGCGCCGACGTCATCGACGCCGTCTGTCCTGACTGTGGCGAGCAATTCGAGGTCGAACACGAACTCGATGGGGAGGTCGCGTCGGGAAACCCAGAGGAAATGGGCAGTCTGGAGGAGTGATGCGCGATCCCGACCGCATTTATCGGGAAGTCGCATTCATCACCTACCACTTCGGTTGGAGTCACGAGACTGTCTTGGAGATGCCCCACTGGGAGCGCAAACGGTGGTGCGAGGAGATCAGCCGGATCAACGAGCGGATGAACGAGGGTGCGTAGTGGTGGCACCAGAGCGTGGGGATCCGGATGAGGGCGAGGATCCGTATGAACGAAAGGATCCGTATCTCGACTACCGATTCACAGTAGAAGTGGATTCGCTAGTCTTTGCCGGGTTCACCGAGGTGACTGGAATCGAACGGGAAGTCGAAACGGAGGAGGTTGAGGAGGGCGGTGTCAACGGCTTCACTCATCACCTCCCGACGGGGTATACGAACTCGAACCTGACGCTCAGCCGTGGATTGACCGACGCCACAGAGCTGTGGGATTGGCTGCAACTATCCGGGGACGAACCGGTCGACCGTCGTAACTGTCGGATTCTGCTGCAGGACACGATGGGTGCTGAGACCTGGGGCTGGGAGGTACACGACGCCTACCCCGTCCGATGGGAGGGTCCTGATCTCGAGGCCGACGGGGGCGCGGTCGCGATGGAGACGCTTGAACTCAACCACAGAGGGATCACGCGGATCGACGGACGACCCTGACAATGACTACGCCCTACGCAAACGAGCGGGCACACCTCCGGGACGAACTTCGACGGCTGGATCTGCTACTCGAGCGGTACCTGTCAGCCTGGCGGACCGAACGCGGAGGGGCCAGCCAGGGCGGTGGCCTCTACGTCTCCGGCGAACAGGTCGATCAGCTCCTCGATGTCGACGTCGGGACGGGCGCCAGCGCCACCGAGTCGAGCGAGCCTACCCACAGATCCCGCCGAACGAGTTCCCCCGGCAGCACACCGAACGGAAGGGACGAGTGCTCGGTGCACTCGAACGCACTCGAGGCAGTCACCGAGGGGATCGAGCAGCGCAGTCACCGAACGCTTGTGGCGGGAACCGAGCTTCGTCTCGTCACGCTCACAGAGCGGTTCGATCTCGACCGGCGAACCCTCGACGCCCTGCTGGTCGCGCTAGCGCCGGAGTTAGACGTCAAGTACGAGAAAATCTACGCCTATCTTCAGGACGACCTCACGCGCAAGCGCCCGACGGTCGGGCTCGTCCTCGGGGTGATCGCGGGATCCGCCGGCGGAGCGCTCGAACATCGCGACTTGTTCCGGCGCTCGCCGCTCGTGACCGACGACCTGGTCCGTCTCTCCGGGCCGGACGATTCGATGCTGTCGCGGTTCGTCGAGATCGACGACCGCGTTGTAGCGTACCTTCTCGGAGACGACGGGATCGATACAGCCCTTGATTCGTTCGCCGAATGCGTAGATTCTGGGCAGCTCAACCGCACGTTCGGTCGGATCGGAGCCGCGGGTCGCGAGGTGGGCCAGTCAAGGACTGACCCTGCAGCTGGCGAATGCGGGGTAGACGGGTGGCCCGACAACACGGATTCGGACGTTCCGTCCGCAGTAGCACGACTGCCGCTCCCAGTCTCGACGCGTCGGGAACTCGGAACGCTGATTGATCACCTGAACGGGGGTGACCCGACCATAGTCCACTTCCACGGGCCCTACGGCGCCGGTCCGCGAATCGCGGTGCCTGCAATCTGTGCGACGCTCGGTTCGCCGGTCGTGACGGTCGACGCGACCCGGCTCCCGTCCGACGGCATCGAGGAGACGCTCGACCTGCTCGTGCGGGAAGCTCGGTTCGCAGACGGGGCCCTGTACGTCTACGACCTGGACAACCCGAACCGCGAATCGGAGGAAGAGCGTCCGGAGCGTCCCGGGACAGTCGAGACGGCACTCCGGCGGCTCGACGGGTTCGGCGGTCACGTATTCCTCTCCGGTCGGGAGCCGCTGTCGTCGCGCCTGCAGACGGCAATCGACGGCCACGAATTCGCCACTCTCGAGTTCGACCGACCGGCGTACGAACTGCGGCGTGCGCTCTGGGAAGCAGTCGACCTCCCGGATGACGTCGACCCGTCCGACCTTGCGGCGAAGTTCCAGTTCACGCCCGGCCAGATCGACGACGCGATGGCCACTGCGCGTGCCTCGGTAGTCGACGGTGATCCGACGCCAGCGGACGTCTACGAGGGGTGTCGTGCCCAGTCCCGGGCGAACCTCGCAGAACTCGCGGGGAAGATCGAGCCGAGCTACACCCTGGAGGACATCGTGTTGCCCGACGATGAACTGGTGCAGTTGCGTGACGTCGTAGCGATGGTCGAGGGGCGTGGACGGGTCTACTCCGACTGGGGGTTCGAAGCCGCCCACCGGGGCGGCAGCGGCATCAACGTCCTGTTCGCCGGCCCGTCGGGGACGGGCAAGACGATGGCGGCCGAGATCGTCGCCAGCGAAACCGGTCTCGATCTCTACCGGGTCGATCTGGCGAGTATCGTCAGCAAGTACATCGGCGAGACCGAGAGCAACCTCCAGCAGCTCTTCGACGAGGCTGCCGCCAGCAACGCCATCCTCTTTTTCGACGAGGCCGACGCCCTGTTCGGCGAGCGGACCGAGGTCAGCGACTCCACCGACCGATACGCCAACGTCGAGGTGAACTACCTTCTCCAGCGGATGGAGGCCCACGACGGCGTGGTCATGCTGGCGACGAATTTCAAGGAAAACGTCGACGAGGCGTTCCGCCGCCGGATCAACGCGAGCGTCGAGTTCCCCTCGCCCGACCGGGAGGCACGCGAGCGCATCTGGCGGTCGATCTTCCCAGTGGAGACGCCGGTTGGTGACCTCGACTGGTCGTTCCTGTCGTCGTTCGAACTCGCCGGCGGCGACATCAACAACGCGGCGCTGCGAGCGGCGTTCAAGGCGGCCGACGACGGCGGCGTCGTGGGGATGGAACACGTCGTCGCGGCGGTGCGCCGGGAACTCGAAAAGTCCGGGCAACTGGTTTCGGCGGACGACTTCGGCGAGTATCGAGAGTACCTATGACCCGACAACGAAAGACCGACGAGCGATCGAGCGACGAGACGGTTCGGGACCGAGTGACGAGCGAGCGGATCTCCGAGGAGGCCAGCGGGCACCTGGACCGGGTGTCGAACAGGACCGCCGCGGTTCACCGTGCGGTCGGAAATCAACACGTCCGACGGCTCCACTCCGAGCTAGAGACTGAATGGAAGGTGAGTCAAGAGTCGACGTGGCCCTCACAGCGGGCGAGCAATGCGGTGATTGATGACGACCCCGAACGGCCGACGGAGCGGTCACTACACGCGCGCGAAACGCATTTCCAGCCGAAACTGGACATGTGTTTACCAAACGACCCTGCGGAGAAAGAGGCCGAGAGAGTCGCTGAGCGGGTGGTGGAGATGGAACGTTCGGGCGAGTCCCAGACGAAAGACCCCCGGACAGCGGGCCAGAAGTCGGGTGCTGGCGCGACGCTCTCGGAATCTGCCGACAGACCAGCGGGTGGCCGCGAGGTGTTCGGGGCGACCGAGGCGACAGTTCGACGCGGCGTTCGGGGGGGCGGAAAGCCGTTGCCGACACAGCTCCGGGCGCGTTTCGAAGCCCGTTTCGGAGCGGACTTCTCCGACGTAAATGTCCATACGAACGCTGTTGCAAACGAGGCGGCCAGAGCAATCGGCGCCGAAGCGTATACGCTGGGTTCGGATATCGCGTTCGGGACCGGGAAATACAGGCCCAGTTTGACCTCTGGCAAGAAGCTGTTGGCTCACGAACTCACCCATGTCGTACAACAGAACGGCAGCGACGTCAACCGCCGTTTGGTTGCAGATACCCTGCACCGGCAGGTCTCCTCGAGCTCGTCTGGGTGGGTGGTCGTCGACGAATCGATCGGAGAACGGTACCCAGTCACCACACACGGGAACATCGTCAGTGTCAGTCTCCCGGATACCACTATCGGCGTCCACAGTCTGGGTGCCCTGGAACGAGAACTGGAGTTGCACGAGCACTCGTATTCCCTGCAGCGACCGGAGGCTGATCAAGCAGGTGACCTTGACGACCGGTCAGGTGACGAAGACACAGACGAACGGACGAGCCAGGAGGAACAACCGGATCGCAGCGCGGAACCGGTCGAAGAAGAGACAGTCCACGTGCTCGAACCCGACGGCACACACAGGGAAGTCCCAATCCGCCAGGCCCGGATCGTGTCCCGACGGATCAAGTGGGAAATCCGGGAAAATAACTACGCCGCTCTCAGGACTGCGTTCGGCCTCTACGAAGCGCTGGAAGACCAGGCCGGATTCGTCCAGTTCATCTCGGCATCCCGGGGCGGGGCCGAAGCTCCCGACATGGAGAAAGGCGAATGGGCGCTGGAGCGATTCGAAATGGCGATGGAATCCGCCGCGATCACCGAAAGCCACGGTGTCAAATCGATCAATTTGCAGAACGCCAAACGCCTGTACGAAAACGCCGAAGGCCCGGCCCAGGAGATCCACGACCAGATTTACGAGTATCGAGACAACGTGATAGGTGGCGCGGAATCCGTGGCGGACGACGCGAGGATGGTTCGAGACGTCAGTTTCACCGTCAACGCCGCTCTCGCGACCGGTGGGGTCGGTGCGGCCGGGAACGCGGCCGGATGGAGCGCCACACAGATCGCGGTCGCACAGGCAGGGACTGCGGGTACCTTTGCCGCGGTCAGCGAGGGTTTCGAGTACTCCGACGAACTGGTTGCGAACCCCTCAAAAGAGTTCAATTGGAGGGAACTGTCTGGTAGAGCGCTGAGAGAGTTTTTCATCGCTGCCATCACGGAACTCGCTGCCGGGAAGGTCAGGGACACGCTACGTGCCACATTCTTCGACTCGGCCGATTTCGGGGCCTTCCACGACTCGATGATCGACGTGGCCAGTTCTGTCGACAAGTCCATCGGAAATCTGCACGTCGAGTTCGTCAGAAGACAACTCGTCGAAATGTTCGCCGATCTGGGCGAAGACCTGATCGAACAGAGCCTCGAAGGATTGATCGATGGCGTAGTGGAGGCAGTCACCGCCGAAGGACAGATGATAAGCGTAAACGACGGACTCGAGGCGTTTGCCGAACAGTTCAAGAACTGGAACCCTTTCCGGGCTCTCGTCGAACAGCGAATCATAGCGTCCTTTGAGCTCCTTGGATTCGACTTGGAACTGGAAGACGAAGGTGTGGATGTCGTCGATCTACTCGACGTGTGATCGCCTCCACCCGGCTTCGTTACCGAGTCGCCGATCGATCCGGTCGCTCCAGGGGAACTCGGCGGTGTACGACACCCACACGTTCGTGCAGTCTCCAGTCACCCCAGCCGATCGGCCAGTTCCTGCGAGAGCGCGTCGGAGGTCGTCACGTCGCCGTCGGTGCGCTCGATCAGTCCCACGTCCTCGAGCACGCGGAGGGTAAATTCGATCTTGTCCACGCTCCTCTCGGGGGATAGCTCCCCCGTGAGCACCTCAGCGTCGTCGGGAACCGGTTCGGTCTCGACAACGTACGCCAGCACGTCGACGTGTCGGTCCCTGTGACTATCGTAGATCTGCCGTCCTTCGCGCTCGCCGAACTCGTCGAGCAGTTCATACAGGAGAGACTCGCGCTTCGGTTCGGGTTCCTCCGGTTCCTCTGGCTCGGGTTCTGTCGGCTCCTCCGGTTCAGTCACATCGGTCGCTCCAGAACCGTCGACAGATCGGCGGTTCAAGAGGTAGACGACTCCAGGAATGATCGCGATTCCCCAGAACATGGACGGAAAGATGTAGAGCCATCTGCTCTCGGGCCAGCCCGTCTGCTCTGCCAGCTGCTTGCTGTCGATGTACAGAGCGATCGGGAGCAACGGCCAGGAGACGAGGAATATCAACAGTAACGTGCCCCGACCGAGAGCATCAATCCAGAGATGAGCGACCAGAACGATCCAGCCGGCGGTAGCGAGGATCGCCGCGGCGTGCCAGCCGGCGGAAGGCACCTCATTGTTACCCTCGCGCCCGCCATCGGTCGCTACGATAGCCGAGGAGTCGCGACTATCCGACCTCGAACGACACACCCTGCAGACGCCGTTATCCGATTCCACCTCCACACCGCAGTTCAGACAATGTTTCATTACAGACCATTCTCACTTTCTATATAAATAAGTTGGTTTGATTAGTGTTCGTTGGCCGAATCGCCACCGGGGTCGGCTTCACGTCTGTGATTCGATGGCCGGTTTGCGAGGATCCTTCCTGATGCGTATTCTGGGGTTGTGAATTGTCTGAACGAAAAGTATTATAATAGGAGAATGTGAACAATGGACAGACCATTGAACAGTAAGCCGCTTCGACTGTTCCCGGCAAGTCGCGGGGTATTTGAATGAGCGATCCGTCACGGGTCGACGGAGTCCCCCGGTTCGCCAGAGACGTCACAATCAGTTCGACCCGATCAGACCATACACCGCAGGGTCACAATACCCTCAGGGTACTGTCTCCGTTCGGCGGCCTGTTATCTCTGACTTTGGGCGACACCGACGAGCAGGCACCCGACCTCTCGTATCTGACGCTGGAGCAAATCGTCCACCGGACGGTTGTGACAGAACAGTCGAACCGCGATGGACGTGTTCCCGAAGCAACCGCCGAGGCAGGAACAGCCGGTGTCAACAGTACTGCCCGCACCGGAGATGACCTCGACGTTTCGGAGGCCAACGAAGCGTCCGAACCGCTAGTCTACGAGGTTCTTCGGTCGGGCAAGGGCTCTGACGATGTCGGCTCCAACCGTCACTCGACTGATGCCACCGACGCCGAACCGGGCAACGTCTTCGACGGTCCCAAATCGATTAGCGTCTCGTCGTCCGATCCGGAGAGCACGACAGCCTTCTCATCTAATAGCCCTGAATCAGGGTTGGATACGACGACTGCGGACTGGTCGAACGAGTCGATCGAACCCGGCGACGGCGGACCTATCGACCGACGAGTCGACGACGGAGCCGCAAGAACAGTGGCGAACCGTCCAGGGAGCGCGACAGGTCAGTCGAACCGCAAGGGACGTGTTCCCGAAGCGACCGCCGAGGCAGGAACAGCCGGTGTCAACAGTACTGCCCGCACCGGAGATGACCTCGACGTTTCGGAGACCAACGAAGCGTCCGAACCGCTAGTCTACGAGGTTCTTCGGTCGGGCAAGGGCTCTGACGATGTCGGTTCCAACCGTCACTCGACTGATGTCACCGACGCCGAACCGGGCAACGTCTTCGACGGTCCCAAATTGATTAGCGTCTCGTCGTCCGATCCAGAGAGCACGACAGTTTTCTCATCTAATAGCCCTGAATCAGGGTTGGATACGACGACTGCGGACAGGTCGAACGAGTCGATCGAACCCGGCGACGGCGGACCTATCGACCGACGAGCCGACGACGGAGCCGCAAGAACAGTGGCGAACCGTCCAGGGAGCGCGACAGGGACTGAACCGACCTCGCCGAACACAGACGAGTTCCCATCGAACACGGACCGTTCGTCGGGAGGGATGACCCGAACCGCGTCCGATCCCTCCGAATCCGGCAGTAACACGCCGGAGTTAACGACCCGACAACTTCAACCCCGGAACGAGACTCCCAGTGAGACGGCGAGAGCGACGGAATCGGCCGGATCGTTCAGTCCCATCCGTACCATCGAACCACCGGACTCCGCGGCGACGGCGGATCGAACGTCTGCAGAGACGCCTGGGATGTTCGGTGCCGAACCGACCTCGGATCGGTTGGCGACCAGTGAGCCGCCGCTCACGGTACGCCAGTCCCGGGAAAGCGAGCACGGACATCGGTCCGACGACTGGCCCTCCCAGTCGAACCGCGGGCAATCAGACCGTACGCGTTCGATCGAGCCCGGGAAGTCGGTACAGGACCGCGGGTCGCCGCCAGAGTCCGACGGCGCGTCCGACAGCTCCGACCCCGTGCAGTTGCTCAGGTCGGGTGGCCCGCGCCGGAACGCGTTCGTAGACGAACTGTACCGAGCACTCGAACGCAAGCGCGCTATCGAACGGGACCGGAGTGGTCGGTAAATGTCGTCAGCGCCCACGAGTTCCGATCTGCAGAAGGCCCACATCCAGGTGCTCGACGAGGACGGCGAGTCGAAAGAGGAGATTCCAGTCCTGTTTAATCCCTCGGAGTACAGCACGAGCAAATCAATCACCTACGAGGACCAGAAGATCGCTGGCACGACGACACCGGCAACGCAGTTCTCCGACGGGGATGCGGAGACGCTTTCGATGACGCTGTTTTTCGACACGTACGAACGCTCCGAGGATGTCCAGAACCATACAGACCAACTCGACCAACTTCTGGAACTGGACAGCGAACGGCACGCCCCCCCGGTTTGTCGGTTCGTCTGGGGGGAGTTCATGTTCAAAGCAGTTGTCGAGAGCCTCGATAAACAGTTCACGATGTTTCTCCCGGAGGGGACCCCGGTTCGAGCCAGCGTCGATGTACAGTTTAGGGAGTATCGACCGCCACGGGAACAACGAAAAGAGAAGCCGCTCCACTCGACCGACAAGACGACGACCTGGCGGGTGATCGAAGGTGACACGCTGCCGAGAATCGCTGCCAAAGAGTACAATGACGCCGGAAAGTGGCGGCCAATTGCTGAGCGAAACGACATTGAGACTCCCCGTGATCTCGACCCCGGTACAGTGTTGGTGATTCCGCCACTATGACGGACTTCGAAGCGCTCGAGGAGAAGTACGACGGCTTCGATCCACCACGATTCAAAATCGAGGTCGGAGATCATACGTTCACCGACGCCGACGCCCGGATCGTCGGCATCTCGATCGATACGGCGCTCTCGGAGACCAACCGGGTCGAACTCACCATCGATGGCGGGTTCGATCCCGGATTAGGCGAATTCGCGGAAGTCGACTGGGACTGCTGGACGATCGGCACGCAGCTGGACGTACGCATGGGGTACGGTGACGAGCTGGAGAAGCTATTTCACGGCGCGATCGACTCGGTCCAGTCGCGGTTCTCGACGGAAGGCGGTGCCGTCTTGCAGATCAGTGGGCTGGACCCGAGAAATAAACTGATGGGAAACGAGGTCGACGACTCCTGGGAGGACACGACCGTCGGAGCGGTCGTCGAGGACGTCCTCGAGACAGGGGAGTACGACTTCCCCGACGTGAACGTCGAAGGGGTCGAGGGGACGGGGAAAGACCGGATCGGCGGGGGCGACATGGTAGGCGAGACCCCTGGAGATCTGACGGTGGAGAAAGTGTTCCAGTCCGACGAGAGCCACTACGACATCCTCTCAAAGCTCGCTGACAGGTTCGGATACGAACTGTTTTTCCGGGGCGAGACATTCCACTATCGGCGTCCGCGGTGGCACGCCGAACCGGCTCTGGAACTCGAGTACGGTCGCTCCCTCCGTTCGTTCGCTCCGTACCTGCCGGGGAACCGTCGGGACGTGGGAACGGTCGTAGTGACCGATTCCGAGGGCACGTCGAAGGAGCCGATCAGCGGCGAGGCGAGGCGGGAGGAGGGCGAGGAGGTCGTCGAGCGAACAGCGCGCGTGGGATCCGAGGTCGAGGCCGAGGCGCACGCCCACGCCGTCCTCCGAGAGCTCACGCTTGGACCGACCAACGAGGCGGAGGTGCTGGGGCTTCCGGACCTTCGGATCGGACGGCCCATCAAAGTCACCGGTGTGGGCACATTTTCGGGAATCTACTACGTGGAGGAATCGACCCACCGGCTCGACAGCGCGGGATACACGACCAAAGCTACGGTACGAACGATCGACGCATGAGTAGAAACAGTCGATACCCGAGGAGAGGAGTGATCGATACATGAGTACGCCGGACGAACCGGCCGGCCGCGGAGAAGACGTGTTCACCGGCGTCACTGTCGGAATCGTCACAAACAACGAGGACCCCGAAGGGCTGGGCCGCGTCAAGGTCACTTTCCCGTGGCGAAGTACCGATGACGAGACCCTGTGGGCACCGGTCGTGGCGCCGATGGCCGGCGACGAGATGGGGACGTACTTCCTCCCGGAAGTAGACGACCGCGTGCTTGTCGCCTTCGAACGTGGAGACTTCCGATACCCCTACGTCGTCGGGTCGCTTTGGCACGAGAACCATGCACCGCCAACCGAGAACGAAGGTGACAACGACATTCGCACGATACGATCGCGAAGCGGCCACCAGCTCAGCTTCGATGATGACGAATCCGAGGGGAAGGTCCAGATCGAGACGGCGGCGGGCCATACGATCACGCTCGACGACACCAGTGGAAGTGAAACGATCAAGATCGAGGACAGTTCGGGGGCCAACCGGATCGAATTCAACCCACCGTCAAACGAACTGTCGATCGAGAGCGACGGAACGCTTTCGATCGACGCGATGGCGATCGAGATCAGCGGAACAGGGAACGTCTCGATCGAGGCCGGCGGCGTGTTGAGCCTCGACGGAATGCTCATCGAACTAAACTGATACCAATGCCACCAGCTGCACGAGTCACCGACGCGACCGCACACGGATCACCCCTGTCGGGGCCGGGGAGCCCGAACGTGCTGATCGAGGGATTGCCTGCCTGGCGAGCGACCGTCGACTTCCACGCCTGTCCGATCTCGGATCCGAGTCCCCACGTCGGGGGTGTCGTCCCGACCGGGAGTTCGTCCGTCCTCATTAACGGCGTCCCGGCGGCAAGAATGGGGGACACGATCGCGGAGAGCGGTCCACCCAACACGATCGTAAGTGGCAGTCAAACGGTGATCATCGGATGACCCGCACTCCTGATTCTGATCATGAATTCCTCGGGCGCGGCTGGGCGTTCCCGGTCGCGACGACTAGCGGCGACGTCGATCTCGCGAGCGGCGAGCGGACTATCGAGGAGTCTATTCGGGTCATCATCGGGACCGCAAAGGGCGAGCGGATCATGCGGCCCGATTTCGGGTGTCGGATCCACGAGTACGTGTTCGAGACTATCGACACGTCGACGAAGTCGTTGATCGAGACCGCGGTCGAGGACGCTCTCGTCGAGTGGGAACCGCGGATCGACGTCGAGAACGTCACCGTGTCGACTGACCGACTCTCGACGGGCGAACTCATGATCAGTGTCGACTACACGGTTCGGGACACCAACAACGAGCACAATCTGGTGTATCCGTTCTATGTAGGGAGTGAACGATCATGAGCGACGGACCGGATATCGACGGGCGGAGTCGCGACGACGTGGCAGAACGCGCCCGGTCGATTGCACCGGCGTACGCCGATGAATGGGAGCCACATGAGGACGGTCCCGGAACAGTGCTCCTCGAGCTGTTCGCAGACATGGCTGGGGATGTCGTCGAACGACTCGACCAAGTTCCGGAGAAACATCGCATCTCGTTTCTGGACACGGTTGGGTTCGACCGCGACCCGCCCCAGTCGGCAGAGGCACCGGTTCGCTTCGAGATTGCCGACGGCGCGGACGACAACGTGCGCGTTCCCAGCGGCACGCAGGTTACTGCGGGTGCGACAGACGACCGCCCCAAGCAGGTCTTCGAAATCGAGGACGGGTTCGAGGCGACGCCGGCTAATCTGGAGCGAGTCTACAGTGTCGATCCGGCCGAGGACGTTATCGTGGAACACACGCCTCTGCTGACCGACCGCTCGAAAACCGAACTCTTCTCCGCAGAGCCGCCGCAACGGCCCAACCGTCAGCGACACGCCCTCTATATCGGCCACGAAGACCGTCTCGACCTGGGACCGGGTGCGAGTCTGGAGCTGGTCGTCGACACTCGGGCCACCGAGGACACGCTCGAGACGCTAGTATGGGAGTTCTTCGGGACGCGGGGCGACGAGGAGGGATGGCACCCATTTCCGGGATCGGTTGACGTCCAGCAGCTCGTCCACATCGAGGAATTCGTCGAAGCATTGGACTTCGAGACGATCGACCGGTACGCCGCTGCCGGGGACGCCGCGTCGATACTGGCGTACTTCGACAATCGCCTCGCCGAGTTCGGTCTCCGGGAAGTGTTCTACAGGAGCGATCCGGAGGAGACGGTCTCGCGAATGTTTAACCTCGAGCCATCCGACTGGCAGGCCCTCGTGGAAACGCCCACCGTCCAGCTGGTCGTCGACGTACAGATTTTCCTACAGGAAGTCGATTACGGGTCGATCCACGGGTACCTGACTGGCGAGGGGACCCAGCCGCTACTCGAGTATCTATTCGATCGCATCAGTGATGTCGGTCTCGAATCGGTC contains:
- a CDS encoding GPW/gp25 family protein; this encodes MTRTPDSDHEFLGRGWAFPVATTSGDVDLASGERTIEESIRVIIGTAKGERIMRPDFGCRIHEYVFETIDTSTKSLIETAVEDALVEWEPRIDVENVTVSTDRLSTGELMISVDYTVRDTNNEHNLVYPFYVGSERS